One stretch of Muribaculum intestinale DNA includes these proteins:
- the rpsT gene encoding 30S ribosomal protein S20, translating to MANHKSSIKRIRQTESRRLHNRYYAKTARNAVRRVRALTDKAEAEAALPKVSGMLDRLAAKGTISKNKASNLKSKLALHINKLAANA from the coding sequence ATGGCAAACCATAAATCATCTATTAAGCGTATCCGTCAGACCGAGTCGCGTCGTCTTCACAACCGCTACTACGCCAAGACAGCCCGCAACGCCGTGCGTCGCGTACGCGCCCTCACCGACAAGGCTGAAGCTGAAGCAGCTCTGCCCAAGGTAAGCGGAATGCTTGACCGTCTGGCTGCAAAGGGTACAATCTCAAAGAACAAGGCATCCAACCTGAAGAGCAAGCTCGCCCTTCACATCAACAAGCTGGCTGCCAACGCCTAA
- a CDS encoding glycine--tRNA ligase: MAQQEDQFKKIVSHAKEYGFVFPSSEIYDGLSAVYDYGQNGVELKNNIKRYWWDSMTLLHDNIVGIDSAIFMHPTIWKASGHVDAFNDPLIDNKDSKKRYRADVLIEEQIAKYDDKIEKEVAKAAKRFGDSFDAELFRQTNPRVLEHKAKRDALHERFAQAMNDNDLDALRQIIIDEEIVDPISGTKNWTEVRQFNLMFRTEMGSTADGAMTVYLRPETAQGIFVNYLNVQKTGRMRIPFGIAQIGKAFRNEIVARQFIFRMREFEQMEMQFFVRPGQELEWFKNWKETRLKWHKALGLGDAKYRYHDHEKLAHYANAATDIEFEMPFGFKEVEGIHSRTNFDLSQHEKFSGKKIQYFDPELNESYTPYVIETSIGVDRMFLSVLCSSYEEQELEGGDKRVVLHLPPALAPVKCAVMPLVRKDGLPEKAREIVNDLKFDFPTHYEEKDSIGKRYRRQDAIGTPFCVTVDHQTLEDNTVTLRERDSMEQKRVKVEDLHRLIHDTVSINSLLRKLG, translated from the coding sequence ATGGCTCAACAAGAAGATCAGTTTAAGAAGATAGTGTCACATGCCAAAGAATATGGCTTCGTGTTCCCCTCAAGCGAGATATACGACGGACTGTCAGCAGTTTACGACTACGGGCAGAACGGTGTAGAGTTGAAAAACAACATCAAGCGATATTGGTGGGACTCCATGACCCTGCTCCACGACAATATCGTAGGCATTGACTCGGCCATCTTCATGCATCCCACTATCTGGAAGGCCTCGGGCCATGTGGATGCCTTCAATGACCCTCTGATCGACAACAAAGACTCAAAGAAGCGCTATCGCGCCGACGTGCTAATCGAAGAACAGATAGCCAAATACGACGACAAAATCGAGAAAGAGGTGGCCAAGGCTGCAAAACGTTTCGGCGACAGCTTCGACGCCGAGCTATTCCGTCAGACCAATCCACGCGTTCTTGAGCACAAGGCCAAGCGCGACGCACTCCACGAGCGCTTCGCACAGGCCATGAACGACAACGACCTCGACGCACTCCGCCAGATTATCATCGACGAAGAGATTGTCGACCCGATTTCCGGCACCAAGAACTGGACCGAGGTACGTCAGTTCAACCTCATGTTCCGCACTGAGATGGGCTCTACCGCCGACGGTGCCATGACCGTATACCTCCGTCCGGAGACAGCACAGGGCATATTTGTAAACTATCTCAATGTTCAGAAAACCGGACGTATGCGCATACCTTTCGGCATCGCACAGATTGGCAAGGCTTTCCGCAACGAGATTGTGGCCCGTCAGTTTATCTTCCGCATGCGCGAGTTCGAACAGATGGAGATGCAGTTCTTCGTGCGTCCCGGTCAGGAACTCGAATGGTTCAAAAACTGGAAGGAGACACGTCTGAAATGGCACAAGGCCCTCGGTCTCGGCGACGCCAAGTACCGCTACCACGACCACGAGAAGCTCGCTCACTACGCAAATGCCGCCACCGACATCGAGTTCGAGATGCCTTTCGGATTCAAGGAGGTAGAGGGTATCCACTCTCGTACCAACTTCGACCTCTCGCAGCATGAGAAATTCTCAGGCAAGAAGATACAGTACTTCGACCCCGAGCTCAACGAAAGCTACACACCCTACGTCATTGAGACCTCAATCGGAGTCGACCGCATGTTCCTCTCAGTGCTCTGTTCAAGCTACGAAGAACAGGAACTCGAAGGCGGCGACAAGCGTGTGGTACTCCACCTCCCGCCGGCACTCGCTCCCGTCAAGTGCGCCGTAATGCCCCTCGTGCGCAAAGACGGTCTGCCCGAAAAGGCTCGCGAGATTGTCAACGACCTGAAATTTGACTTCCCCACCCACTACGAGGAGAAAGACTCAATCGGCAAGCGCTACCGCCGTCAGGACGCCATCGGAACACCTTTCTGCGTGACTGTCGACCACCAGACACTTGAAGACAACACCGTAACCCTGCGCGAACGCGACTCGATGGAACAGAAGCGCGTAAAGGTTGAGGATCTCCACCGCCTCATCCACGATACAGTAAGCATCAACTCACTGCTCCGCAAACTCGGCTAA
- a CDS encoding DNA polymerase III subunit gamma/tau, with the protein MENYIVSARKYRPSTFASVVGQKALTATLRNSISKNRLAHAYLFCGSRGVGKTSCARIFAKTINCRHRNADGEACNECDSCREFNKGASLNIVELDAASNNGIDDMKNIIDQVQVPPVNADYRVFIIDEVHMLSNAAFNAFLKTLEEPPSYVVFILATTEKHKVLPTILSRCQIYDFNRITIQDMVDHLSYVATQEGIIAEPAALNVIARKADGAMRDALSIFDQVAASSMGNVTYASAIDNLNILDYEYYNRLIEAFLTGNIVDALLIYKEIREKGFDSLFFINGLAQHLRDLMVAGNPKTMCLLEASDQTREALAKVAAKCQPTFIYNAISLCNKADLDYRTASNKQLLVELTLIKLCQLLSPSPHESGAGKGQLRPIKPSAQAPQATTTATTAPQPIASDQQATYGNRQATPQQPTPAASPDRNNNMPTAPAMPRPTVAMPRGKMPVIGGIPGFSITNPKGNTQSSDNAAATPQTSAQQRSEKFTDEEFAEAWQQIIDSHPTEQLLTNAMRNARPRRHNEYHFIATVESEAIEGSIISNLGMLLGELRNRLKNDMVQLSIELNKGQATATSLTDSEFYSVLRKKCPYLNTMIQDMHITLI; encoded by the coding sequence ATGGAAAACTATATCGTATCGGCACGCAAATACCGTCCGTCGACATTTGCAAGCGTAGTCGGACAGAAGGCTCTCACCGCCACTCTGCGCAACTCAATCAGCAAAAACCGATTGGCCCACGCCTATCTATTCTGCGGGTCACGCGGAGTAGGCAAGACCTCCTGTGCGCGAATATTTGCCAAAACCATCAATTGCCGCCACCGCAATGCCGACGGAGAGGCATGCAACGAGTGCGATTCATGCCGCGAATTCAACAAGGGCGCGTCGCTTAACATCGTAGAACTCGACGCCGCATCCAACAACGGTATCGACGATATGAAAAATATCATCGACCAGGTGCAGGTGCCTCCGGTCAATGCCGATTACCGCGTGTTTATAATCGACGAGGTGCACATGCTCTCCAACGCGGCTTTCAATGCATTTCTGAAGACACTTGAAGAGCCACCGTCGTATGTCGTGTTCATTCTGGCCACGACAGAGAAGCACAAGGTGCTCCCTACCATTCTGTCGCGATGCCAGATTTATGACTTCAACAGAATCACCATACAGGATATGGTCGACCATCTGTCGTATGTGGCCACGCAGGAAGGTATAATCGCCGAACCGGCTGCCCTCAATGTCATAGCACGCAAAGCCGACGGAGCCATGCGCGACGCACTGTCGATTTTCGACCAGGTGGCGGCCTCGTCGATGGGCAACGTGACATATGCCTCGGCAATCGACAATCTCAACATACTCGACTACGAATACTACAACCGACTCATCGAGGCGTTTCTGACAGGCAACATCGTAGATGCACTGCTCATTTACAAAGAGATACGCGAGAAAGGATTTGATTCACTATTCTTCATAAACGGCCTCGCACAGCATCTGCGCGACCTCATGGTGGCCGGCAATCCCAAGACAATGTGTCTGCTTGAGGCAAGCGACCAGACCCGCGAAGCGCTTGCCAAAGTAGCTGCAAAGTGTCAGCCGACATTCATTTACAACGCTATTTCACTCTGCAACAAGGCCGACCTTGACTACCGCACAGCATCAAACAAGCAGCTGCTTGTCGAGCTGACTCTAATCAAGCTGTGCCAATTGCTCAGCCCTTCACCGCATGAAAGCGGCGCCGGAAAAGGGCAGTTGCGTCCGATAAAACCATCGGCACAAGCGCCGCAGGCAACAACGACAGCCACCACTGCACCGCAACCTATAGCCTCCGACCAACAGGCAACCTACGGAAACCGACAGGCTACACCGCAACAGCCGACACCGGCAGCCTCCCCTGACAGGAATAACAATATGCCTACTGCGCCGGCCATGCCTCGCCCGACTGTTGCCATGCCTCGCGGCAAGATGCCGGTCATCGGTGGTATTCCCGGATTTTCAATCACCAATCCAAAGGGCAACACTCAGTCATCCGATAATGCGGCGGCAACCCCTCAGACCTCGGCCCAACAGCGCTCGGAGAAATTTACCGACGAGGAATTTGCCGAAGCATGGCAACAGATTATCGACAGCCATCCTACCGAGCAACTCCTAACAAACGCCATGCGCAACGCCCGTCCGCGCCGCCACAACGAATACCACTTTATCGCGACCGTAGAGAGCGAAGCCATCGAGGGGAGCATTATATCGAACCTCGGCATGCTGCTTGGCGAACTGCGCAACCGTCTCAAAAATGATATGGTACAGCTGTCAATCGAGCTCAACAAGGGACAGGCCACGGCAACATCGCTCACCGACTCGGAATTCTACTCTGTGCTGCGCAAAAAATGTCCCTATCTCAACACCATGATTCAGGACATGCACATCACTCTGATATAA
- a CDS encoding potassium channel family protein, producing the protein MTVSERERHLISTCLYIIVLLLSLGLIVYISIDTFEGVNFLENSSYMRFQFWVCVVFIIDFFVELWMAPNKGRYFRRRWLFLLLSIPYLNILQLFHVQFTSQELYFVRFIPLARGALALAIVIGYMTSNRLSSLFKSYLVIVIMIIYFSSLIFLNCEHPVNDMVPNYGAALWWACMDATTIGSDIYPVTVIGKILGVVLAALGMLMFPLFTVYITNWVQRYNKTHNPAIFNSEFADNNSDKDS; encoded by the coding sequence ATGACAGTCTCCGAAAGAGAGCGCCATCTGATAAGCACATGTCTGTATATTATCGTGTTGCTTCTGTCGTTGGGCCTGATTGTATACATATCCATTGACACATTCGAGGGCGTGAATTTCCTTGAAAACAGTTCGTACATGCGTTTCCAGTTCTGGGTATGCGTGGTGTTTATCATTGATTTTTTTGTTGAGTTGTGGATGGCGCCCAACAAGGGACGGTATTTCCGGCGCAGGTGGCTGTTCCTGTTGCTGTCGATACCGTATCTTAATATATTGCAGCTGTTTCACGTACAGTTTACTTCTCAGGAACTTTACTTCGTGCGCTTCATTCCTTTGGCCCGGGGTGCGCTCGCGCTTGCTATCGTCATAGGCTACATGACCTCCAACCGTCTGTCGTCGCTGTTCAAGAGCTATCTCGTGATAGTGATAATGATTATCTACTTTTCGAGTCTTATTTTCCTCAACTGCGAGCATCCCGTCAACGATATGGTGCCAAACTATGGTGCCGCGTTGTGGTGGGCATGCATGGATGCCACTACTATAGGGTCGGATATCTACCCTGTGACTGTCATAGGCAAAATACTCGGAGTAGTGCTTGCCGCTCTGGGGATGCTGATGTTTCCGCTCTTCACGGTCTACATCACCAACTGGGTGCAGCGCTACAACAAGACCCACAATCCGGCTATATTCAATTCGGAATTTGCCGACAACAATTCCGACAAGGATTCCTGA
- a CDS encoding FKBP-type peptidyl-prolyl cis-trans isomerase codes for MNRLPILFAGTVLMASAFASCKGDETTWDTYREWREANNSWLDEQAARTEEGSSDLYFTRVVPPYDQGSYVLMHWFNDRSLTAGNLKPYYTSTVHVKYIGRFYNGTAFDSSYLQTDSIFETKLSSVVSGWQIALQNMHVGDSCEVVIPYQSAYGSTGYSSVPPYSNLVFHMKLKDIPDWETP; via the coding sequence ATGAACAGATTACCAATATTATTCGCCGGCACGGTACTGATGGCGTCGGCTTTCGCTTCGTGCAAAGGCGACGAGACCACCTGGGACACCTACCGCGAATGGCGCGAAGCCAACAACTCCTGGCTTGACGAGCAGGCGGCGCGCACAGAAGAGGGTTCGTCCGACCTCTACTTCACCCGCGTAGTACCACCCTACGACCAGGGCAGCTATGTGCTCATGCATTGGTTCAACGACCGCTCGCTTACCGCTGGCAACCTGAAGCCCTACTATACATCGACCGTGCATGTAAAATACATCGGACGATTCTACAACGGCACGGCATTCGACTCCAGCTACCTGCAGACCGACTCGATATTCGAGACTAAATTAAGCAGCGTAGTGTCAGGATGGCAGATTGCCCTTCAGAACATGCATGTAGGCGACTCCTGCGAGGTAGTAATCCCCTACCAGTCGGCCTACGGCTCGACCGGCTACAGCAGTGTGCCACCCTACTCCAACCTTGTATTCCACATGAAGCTGAAGGACATACCCGACTGGGAGACACCCTGA
- a CDS encoding LemA family protein has protein sequence MTLKHRITAIATGMLCMAGLSSCNYNSLVDKQQTVDQQWAEVENQYQRRSDLIPNLVATVKGYATHEEKTLTEVTQARANATAVNINADELTEENLQRFTEAQNQLTGALKSLLAVSEAYPDLKANENFRDLQVQLEGTENRISVARGRYTEAVKDYNTAIKKFPTTIYAGWFGFTPKPQFKATEGAQTAPTVEF, from the coding sequence ATGACACTCAAACACCGCATAACAGCCATTGCCACCGGAATGCTCTGCATGGCCGGACTCAGCTCGTGCAACTACAACTCACTTGTTGACAAGCAGCAGACGGTAGACCAGCAGTGGGCCGAAGTAGAAAACCAGTACCAGCGCCGCAGCGACCTGATACCCAACCTCGTGGCTACCGTAAAAGGCTATGCCACACATGAGGAGAAGACACTCACCGAAGTGACTCAGGCGCGTGCCAATGCAACGGCCGTAAACATCAATGCCGATGAACTTACCGAGGAGAATCTCCAGCGCTTCACCGAGGCTCAGAACCAGCTCACCGGCGCTTTGAAGTCACTTCTTGCCGTAAGCGAGGCATATCCCGACCTCAAGGCTAATGAGAATTTCCGCGACCTGCAGGTGCAGCTCGAAGGTACAGAAAACCGCATTTCAGTAGCGCGAGGGCGCTATACAGAGGCCGTAAAGGACTACAACACAGCTATAAAGAAATTCCCGACTACCATCTATGCTGGATGGTTTGGATTTACACCCAAGCCTCAGTTCAAAGCCACAGAAGGCGCTCAGACAGCACCTACAGTAGAATTCTGA